In the genome of Acidobacteriota bacterium, one region contains:
- a CDS encoding enoyl-CoA hydratase/isomerase family protein gives MAYTNLLLERDGGVAVVTINRPEKRNALNSDTIDELRRAVLDIKRDDGVRAVVITGAGDKAFVAGADINELAVLTPVGGRDHARTGQHVFDLVEHLGKPVIAAINGVALGGGCELAMACTLRIAADTARLGQPEINLGIMPGYAGSQRLPRLVGKGRALELLLTGDPVTAEDAWRIGLVNRVVPAASLMTEARALAHALAAKAPIAVRYIIDAVNQGLDMSLADAQTNEATLFGLVSSTEDMREGTRAFLEKRKAGFKGR, from the coding sequence GTACACGAACCTCCTCCTCGAGCGTGACGGCGGCGTCGCGGTCGTCACCATCAACCGGCCCGAGAAGCGCAATGCGCTCAACAGCGACACGATCGACGAGCTGCGGCGCGCGGTCCTGGACATCAAGCGCGACGATGGCGTGCGGGCGGTGGTGATCACCGGCGCCGGCGACAAGGCGTTCGTGGCGGGTGCGGACATCAACGAGCTGGCGGTGCTGACGCCGGTGGGCGGGCGGGATCACGCCCGTACCGGCCAGCACGTCTTCGACCTGGTCGAGCATCTGGGCAAGCCGGTCATCGCCGCGATCAACGGCGTCGCGCTCGGCGGCGGATGCGAGCTGGCGATGGCCTGCACGCTGCGCATCGCGGCCGACACGGCGAGGCTCGGCCAGCCGGAGATCAACCTGGGCATCATGCCGGGGTACGCGGGCAGCCAGCGGCTGCCGCGCCTGGTCGGCAAGGGGCGCGCGCTCGAACTGCTGCTGACGGGGGACCCCGTCACCGCGGAGGACGCGTGGCGGATCGGCCTGGTCAACCGCGTGGTGCCGGCGGCATCGCTGATGACCGAGGCCAGGGCGCTCGCGCACGCGCTGGCCGCCAAAGCGCCGATTGCCGTGCGCTACATCATCGACGCGGTCAACCAGGGGCTCGACATGAGCCTGGCGGATGCGCAGACCAACGAGGCCACGCTGTTCGGCCTGGTCTCGAGCACCGAGGACATGCGCGAAGGCACGAGAGCGTTTCTCGAGAAGCGCAAGGCGGGGTTCAAGGGGCGCTAG